From Aspergillus fumigatus Af293 chromosome 5, whole genome shotgun sequence, a single genomic window includes:
- a CDS encoding sugar porter family MFS transporter, which translates to MRPYTQVPQHDPDELDPVPPGSTKQTNSRLAGLRLFWLAAVLCCGGALFGYDSGVIGGVLTFESFARDFRYSPADKTRVSSIAVGIQQAGALVGCFAVWPVTNRWGRRLAMMACSAVFCVGAILEVINAHSLALFYAGRVICGLGIGGSATVIPIYMAEMSPKESRARLGSCYQFTYTIGILVSYWIDYAVKFMPPSPAQWQIPIALQLVPGALMGLGTSTLPESVRWLLARGDHVRAHSSLLWIRASSPNSPALSAEFSHMRLGLEQERTTTANFHPPELLAGPHARRLLLAFGLFLAQQSTGATALAYFAPQFFSLLVGPADSNSPLLLTGIFGAVKVLSCLLFLLFLSDRFGRRPLLLSGAAAMSACMLATAAVLKSSPPAPASPGSSQGSTTALLTPAALATITLIYLDITAYNLSWGPLPWPCVSELFPTRIREPGVAVGVGAQWMFNFVWSFSTPYILSKIKWATFVLFGGLDLLIVGFVWGFVPETRGKSLEEISALFEGNSSLLSSSRGTEGHCEAGPDGDGVNGKDGSILPVAAGSASS; encoded by the exons ATGAGGCCGTACACCCAGGTCCCTCAACATGATCCTGACGAGCTTGATCCTGTTCCTCCCGGCTCTACCAAGCAGACGAATTCTCGTCTTGCCGGATTACGGCTGTTCTGGCTAGCAGCTGTGCTTTGCTGTGGTGGCGCGTTGTTTGGGTATGACTCCGGGGTGATCG GAGGGGTGCTCACCTTTGAGTCATTTGCGCGCGACTTTCGATACAGTCCCGCAGACAAGACCCGCGTCAGCTCCATCGCCGTCGGCATCCAGCAGGCCGGCGCCCTGGTAGGCTGCTTCGCCGTCTGGCCCGTGACGAACCGCTGGGGCCGCCGGCTCGCCATGATGGCATGTTCCGCCGTTTTCTGCGTGGGGGCCATCCTCGAGGTCATAAATGCGCACTCGCTGGCCCTGTTCTACGCCGGTCGGGTGATCTGTGGCCTGGGAATCGGTGGCTCCGCCACCGTCATCCCCATCTACATGGCGGAGATGAGCCCCAAGGAGTCGCGCGCCCGCCTCGGCAGCTGCTACCAATTCACCTACACCATCGGCATCCTCGTCTCGTACTGGATCGACTACGCTGTCAAGTTcatgcccccctcccccgccCAATGGCAAATCCCAATCGCCCTGCAGCTCGTCCCTGGCGCCCTCATGGGCCTCGGCACCAGCACCCTCCCGGAGAGCGTCCGCTGGCTCCTCGCCAGGGGCGACCACGTCCGCGCCCACTCCAGCCTGCTCTGGATCCGTGCTTCAAGCCCTAACTCCCCCGCCCTCTCCGCCGAATTCTCCCACATGCGCCTCGGCCTCGAACAAGAGCGCACCACAACAGCCAACTTCCACCCCCCCGAACTCCTCGCCGGCCCCCACgcccgccgcctcctcctaGCCttcggcctcttcctcgcccaACAATCCACAGGCGCCACCGCCCTTGCCTACTTTGCCCCGCagttcttctccctcctcgtcGGACCCGCCGATAGCAACTCTCCCCTCCTCCTAACAGGCATCTTCGGCGCCGTAAAAGTACTCTcctgtcttctcttcctcctctttctctccgACCGCTTCGGCCGCCgcccgctcctcctctctgGCGCAGCAGCCATGTCCGCCTGCATGCTcgccaccgccgccgtcCTCAAATCCTCCCCCCCGGCACCTGCCTCACCAGGATCCTCCCAAGGAAGCACCACCGCCCTCCTCACGCCAGCAGCACTCGCAACCATCACCCTGATCTACCTCGACATCACCGCCTACAATCTCTCCTGGGGGCCATTGCCCTGGCCCTGCGTGTCTGAGCTCTTCCCTACGCGCATCCGCGAGCCCGGGGTCGCAGTGGGTGTCGGCGCGCAATGGATGTTCAATTTCGTGTGGTCGTTTAGCACGCCGTATATCTTGAGCAAAATCAAATGGGCTACGTTCGTGCTGTTTGGGGGGTTGGATCTGCTGATTGTGGGGTTTGTGTGGGGGTTTGTGCCGGAGACGCGGGGGAAGTCGTTGGAGGAGATTAGTGCTTTGTTTGAGGGGAATTCCTCtcttttgtcttcttctcggggaACTGAGGGTCATTGTGAGGCTGGTCccgatggtgatggtgttAATGGTAAGGACGGGAGTATATTGCCTGTCGCGGCCGGAAGTGCTTCTTCGTGa
- a CDS encoding Zn(II)2Cys6 transcription factor — protein sequence MEAPPSARGLGRSGPRRRSGCLTCRARKVRCDEAKPICANCTRLRLGCVYKTIVPAAVPRQANGPTASVTGNPTANAFQRPDASYFSTVLRPDGQQAYRPPQASNASQLRSVDNAATSPGPFDMLGFMSEITSELERKHLDLTNGLSEFTSSTSCKASNDTANVPHTDRSMSCDSCFHSKGTQSQPPATEGLWPETGAAYEEHLLASFLSSEPPATIFGPVNLEWKYVREVIVAQSHDFRPLRNSIYCFSEVHKAIKDGVQPNSAWTYHQQASLEGQSYIFGQVDEPTLVKVFTTVFLLMLSESLSSPELGRHGNSFLHSAYLLLQRFHDQIQSWTGFGRLVVSWVSLLDVKSLIAGRDGDPLIELGSLAEPSTTQNESSSPVSGQSSFSSGIMDCRPVDKRVADDYLLSKPGYLIYDAIVGPAFRFFVQAQQIVRRIVCIDLHHRSRGTLGDEFEVLQIAHRVGADLETLWNCRPPVLDVYDRPEELLDSLSQSAADEVCRTFRQYVANFLAIFIYLHRVAFAIYPRTDRVNRAVDQIIQLATAESASTQHHLPVSFFWPLFIAGLEGTLTQRRWIVQEMQRMVACGSDVTQRHPNASKVLFLLEEMTRRQDASRTWADSRCVRRELFTDFYVLI from the exons ATGGAG GCTCCTCCCAGCGCACGGGGATTAGGCAGGTCGGGCCCTCGAAGAAGATCCGGGTGCCTGACATGTCGAGCGCGAAAGGTTCGGTGCGATGAAGCGAAACCAATCTGTGCCAATTGTACCCGGCTTCGGCTGGGTTGTGTTTACAAGACGATTGTGCCTGCAGCCGTCCCGCGGCAGGCTAATGGTCCCACAGCTTCTGTGACGGGGAATCCGACCGCAAACGCCTTTCAGAGACCAGATGCGAGCTATTTCAGTACAGTACTACGACCAGATGGACAACAGGCCTATCGGCCGCCGCAAGCATCTAATGCTTCACAATTGCGATCTGTGGATAATGCGGCGACGTCACCTGGACCATTTGATATGCTTGGTTTCATGAGCGAGATTACGTCCGAGCTGGAGCGCAAGCACCTCGATTTGACCAACGGGTTATCTGAATTTACCAGTTCAACGTCTTGCAAGGCGTCGAACGACACTGCAAATGTACCGCATACTGATCGATCGATGAGCTGCGACTCATGTTTTCATTCAAAGGGAACGCAATCACAGCCTCCCGCTACGGAGGGTTTGTGGCCGGAGACCGGAGCCGCGTATGAGGAGCATCTGCTGGCATCTTTCCTCAGCTCCGAGCCGCCCGCGACGATATTCGGACCAGTGAACCTGGAATGGAAATATGTGCGTGAGGTTATCGTAGCGCAATCGCACGACTTTCGACCCTTGCGGAATAGCATCTACTGTTTCTCAGAGGTGCATAAGGCCATCAAGGATGGGGTTCAGCCTAATTCGGCGTGGACGTACCACCAGCAGGCCAGTTTGGAAGGGCAGTCATACATATTCGGGCAAGTGGATGAGCCAACATTGGTGAAGGTCTTTACCACTGTCTTTTTACTCATGTTATCTGAA TCGCTATCGTCCCCAGAGCTGGGCCGCCATGGTAATTCTTTTCTCCACTCAGCATATTTGTTACTGCAGCGCTTTCACGACCAGATTCAGTCATGGACTGGTTTTGGCCGCCTGGTGGTCTCGTGGGTCTCTCTTCTGGATGTGAAATCGCTGATTGCCGGCCGAGATGGAGATCCGCTGATAGAACTCGGCAGCCTGGCTGAGCCCTCGACCACGCAAAATGAATCGAGCAGCCCCGTTAGCGGACAATCGTCCTTCAGCAGTGGTATTATGGACTGTCGTCCAGTAGACAAGAGAGTGGCAGACGATTACCTTCTGTCGAAACCAGGCTATCTTATCTACGATGCCATTGTGGGGCCCGCGTTTCGCTTCTTCGTTCAAGCCCAGCAAATCGTCCGGCGTATCGTGTGCATTGACTTGCATCATCGCAGTCGCGGGACGCTGGGGGATGAATTTGAGGTTCTGCAGATTGCTCACAGAGTGGGCGCTGACTTGGAGACACTATGGAACTGCCGCCCACCAGTGCTGGACGTCTACGATCGACCTgaagagctgcttgactcCTTAAGTCAGTCGGCCGCGGACGAGGTATGCCGCACATTCCGACAGTATGTGGCCAACTTTCTGGCGATTTTCATCTATCTGCACCGGGTCGCATTCGCTATTTATCCGCGGACTGACCGAGTCAACCGCGCTGTGGACCAAATCATCCAGTTGGCAACAGCTGAATCGGCAAGTACGCAGCATCACCTCCCGGTCAGCTTCTTTTGGCCGCTTTTTATAGCGGGCCTGGAAGGTACGTTAACTCAGCGGCGGTGGATCGTGCAGGAGATGCAGCGCATGGTGGCCTGTGGCAGCGATGTGACGCAGCGGCATCCTAATGCGAGCAAAGTGCTGTTCcttctggaggagatgacgCGGAGACAGGATGCGTCTCGAACATGGGCGGATTCACGATGCGTGAGGCGCGAACTATTTACTGATTTTTACGTCCTGATATAG
- a CDS encoding arylsulfatase, which produces MSPYRPEAATQPTADSRSRQMKEDRPADLPVSFPASSCCSIMDKRPNFLVIVADDLGFSDVGCFGGEIRTPNIDRLALNGGIRFTDFHAAAACSPTRAMIMTGTDHHIAGLGNLIEWTNISGQNGPKGSQISTAPQRGMPGYEGYLNERVVALPELLRDAGYHTVMSGKWHLGLTPERSPYKRGFERSFAHLPACSNHYAYEPQLQGSDDTPTFLEASYIALHMEDDHYVKQLPEGWYSSDGYGDKMLQYLSDWHERKDERPFFAYLPFTAPHWPLQAPREYIDHYRGVYDDGPDALRLKRLQRLKELGMIRPDVEPHPVVADEVKEWTDYTPEEKKKSCTAMEVYAGMVECIDANVGKVVDYLASIGELDNTFVCFMSDNGAEGAAYEAYPMVQSGVMPHLQKYYDNSLENLGKANSFIWYGPRWAQAATAPSRLYKAYTTEGGVRVPFLARFPSSVAAARSGITDQFATVMDLAPTILDMAGVKHPAPTYQGREVVPMRGKSFYPWARGESERIHEKDFIQGWETCGRAALRFGDWKIVYIPKPKGPERWQLYNLADDPGEVHDLADAHPERLRQLLKLWDQYVIETGVIPLNPDLGDFLEATEAQMPENAWMEYDYWKKGARDEPEKFMRKPQRFQRVVKQF; this is translated from the exons ATGTCCCCATATCGTCCTGAAGCGGCTACACAGCCGACAGCCGACAGCCGAAGTCGTCAGATGAAAGAAGATCGTCCGGCAG ATCTCCCTGTCTCATTCCCAGCATCATCCTGTTGCTCTATCATGGATAAACGTCCCaacttcctcgtcatcgtcgccgatGACTTGGGCTTCTCCGATGTAGGCTGCTTCGGAGGAGAAATCCGCACACCAAATATCGATCGTCTTGCTCTCAATGGAGGCATACGTTTCACAGACTTTCATGCTGCGGCTGCTTGTTC TCCCACCCGCGCCATGATCATGACCGGGACAGACCACCACATCGCAGGTCTTGGGAACCTGATCGAATGGACCAACATCTCCGGGCAGAACGGACCCAAGGGCTCCCAGATCAGCACCGCACCGCAGCGCGGCATGCCCGGTTACGAGGGATACTTGAACGAGCGCGTCGTCGCGCTGCCCGAGCTGCTGCGGGATGCGGGCTACCACACCGTCATGTCTGGGAAATGGCACCTGGGGCTCACGCCCGAGCGATCGCCATACAAGCGAGGCTTCGAGCGCTCGTTTGCCCATCTGCCTGCGTGCTCAAACCACTATGCCTATGAGCCGCAGCTCCAGGGGTCCGATGACACGCCTACTTTCCTTGAAGCGAGCTACATCGCCCTCCACATGGAAGATGACCATTACGTGAAGCAGTTGCCGGAGGGGTGGTATTCGTCTGATGGATACGGCGATAAGATGCTTCAGTATCTCTCCGACTGGCACGAGAGAAAGGATGAGCGCCCCTTCTTCGCGTACCTGCCCTTCACGGCCCCGCATTGGCCGCTCCAGGCGCCCCGCGAGTACATCGACCACTACCGCGGCGTCTACGATGACGGACCCGATGCGTTGCGTCTGAAGCGACTGCAGCGGCtcaaggagctggggatgATCCGTCCGGACGTAGAACCGCACCCCGTCGTCGCAGACGAGGTTAAAGAATGGACCGACTACACAccggaggagaagaaaaagtcCTGCACCGCCATGGAGGTCTACGCCGGCATGGTGGAGTGCATCGATGCCAACGTCGGCAAGGTCGTCGACTACCTGGCCTCCATCGGCGAGCTGGACAACACCTTTGTCTGCTTCATGTCCGACAACGGCGCCGAGGGTGCCGCCTACGAGGCCTACCCCATGGTCCAGAGTGGCGTCATGCCCCATCTCCAGAAATACTACGACAACAGCCTCGAGAATCTAGGCAAGGCCAACTCGTTCATCTGGTACGGTCCGCGCTGGGCGCAGGCCGCCACCGCCCCGTCCCGTCTGTACAAAGCCTACACAACTGAAGGCGGCGTCCGCGTCCCCTTCCTGGCCAGGTTCCCCAGCAGCGTGGCCGCGGCGCGGAGTGGAATTACAGACCAGTTTGCCACGGTCATGGATCTCGCACCGACTATCCTCGATATGGCGGGAGTCAAGCATCCGGCTCCCACGTACCAAGGCCGTGAAGTGGTCCCCATGCGCGGCAAGAGCTTCTATCCGTGGGCGCGTGGCGAGTCGGAACGGATTCACGAGAAGGACTTCATCCAAGGATGGGAGACCTGCGGCCGTGCGGCGCTTCGCTTCGGTGACTGGAAGATCGTATATATTCCGAAACCCAAAGGTCCCGAGCGATGGCAGCTGTATAATCTGGCCGATGATCCGGGCGAGGTGCACGACCTGGCGGATGCTCATCCCGAGCGATTGAGGCAGTTGCTGAAACTGTGGGATCAGTACGTGATCGAGACGGGTGTGATTCCTCTAAATCCGGATCTGGGTGACTTTCTCGAGGCCACTGAGGCGCAGATGCCGGAGAATGCCTGGATGGAGTATGATTACTGGAAGAAGGGCGCTCGCGATGAGCCCGAAAAGTTCATGCGAAAGCCACAACGGTTCCAGAGAGTGGTCAAGCAGTTTTAG